A stretch of Phragmites australis chromosome 12, lpPhrAust1.1, whole genome shotgun sequence DNA encodes these proteins:
- the LOC133886369 gene encoding uncharacterized protein LOC133886369 — MVHHIFRGVTTYSSNRRPGRYPIVVDPTVQSIRLGYVLVNGGSSINLLFADTLDALHILRNVLKPSPPLFGITPGSSANPLGQIELLVTFGSPSNFRTERILFDVADFGTAYNAILGLLTMVQFMVVAHYTYQAIKKSGSTGAITAFGNAKMALHYDKRSLDMVELTPKLQPEDTGPSGRPMNVYVLSSPDDRLKAVCLDEADPSRMVQIVIGLDPK; from the exons atggtccaccatatcttcAGGGGCGTCACAACATATTCCTCGAACAG acgccctggtcgctaccccatcgtggtcgatCCCACGGTACAGAGCATCCGACTGGGTTACGTACTAGTCAATGGAGGgagttccatcaacctcctcttcgccgacACGCTTGATGCCCTGCATATTCTAAGGAATGTCTTGAAACCATCTCCTCCATTATTTGGAATCACCCCAGGCTCCTCCGCCAATCCGTTAGGGCAAATCGAGCTTCTCGTCACCTTTGGCTCACCGAgtaacttcaggaccgaaagGATTCTGTTCGATGTGGCGGACTTCGGGACTGCTTACAATGCGATCCTGGGGTTACTAACAATGGTCCAGTTCATGGTCGTCGCCCACTACACATACCAGGCAATCAAGAAATCTGGTTCGACGGGGGCCATCACTGCTTTTGGCAACGCAAAGATGGCTCTACActacgacaagaggagcctcgacatggtcgagctgactccCAAGTTGCAGCCCGAGGACACCGGGCCTAGTGGTCGCCCAATGAATGTCTATGTCCTCTCTAGTCCAGACGATCGGCTCAAGGCAGTTTGCCTAGATGAGGCTGACCCGTCCAGGATGGTCCAAATAGTGATTGgtctggaccccaaatag